One Burkholderia thailandensis E264 genomic window carries:
- a CDS encoding helix-turn-helix domain-containing protein: MSFEHLNRAMREQFPPTAKVILIFLARLADEQGNCDPSIDAIAEFAGVTRVTVSSTLRTLEEAGALRITRRPGHPSAYRLTLGRAS; encoded by the coding sequence ATGAGTTTCGAGCACCTCAACCGCGCTATGCGCGAGCAGTTCCCGCCGACGGCCAAGGTGATCCTGATCTTTCTGGCGCGGTTGGCCGACGAGCAGGGGAATTGCGATCCGTCGATCGACGCCATTGCGGAATTCGCGGGCGTGACGCGCGTGACCGTGTCGTCGACCCTTCGCACGTTGGAGGAGGCCGGTGCGCTGCGCATTACGCGCCGGCCCGGTCATCCGAGCGCCTATCGCTTGACTCTCGGGAGAGCGTCTTGA
- a CDS encoding terminase small subunit, which yields MALTAKKRKFADAVLAGKSNKDAAIAAGYSPATASAAGSRLVKDKDVALYLAANRVQAESKSTERTQQASSPQKPSGFDLNAMTNFTDPKAFLIAAMNDARTEPKLRIDAAKALMPFVHKKLGEGGKKEQSAEAAKKVASRFAPSAPPRLVANGGRKVD from the coding sequence ATGGCTTTAACAGCGAAAAAGCGGAAGTTCGCCGATGCTGTTTTAGCCGGTAAGTCCAATAAGGACGCGGCTATCGCGGCAGGCTACAGCCCAGCGACAGCTTCGGCGGCCGGGTCGCGCCTTGTTAAAGACAAGGACGTGGCCCTGTATCTCGCCGCGAATCGGGTGCAGGCGGAATCTAAGTCCACCGAACGCACACAGCAGGCGTCGTCGCCGCAGAAGCCGTCCGGGTTCGACCTGAACGCGATGACGAACTTCACTGACCCGAAGGCGTTCTTGATCGCGGCGATGAACGATGCCCGGACGGAGCCGAAGCTACGGATCGATGCGGCAAAGGCGCTGATGCCGTTCGTTCACAAGAAGCTTGGCGAGGGCGGCAAGAAGGAACAGAGCGCCGAGGCGGCAAAAAAAGTCGCGAGCCGGTTTGCTCCATCGGCGCCGCCGCGCCTGGTCGCTAACGGTGGCAGGAAGGTTGACTGA
- a CDS encoding terminase large subunit yields the protein MEWTTACPDWETRLIERRSIIPPPIFRDPAEHALAIFKQLKVVDLPKVWDAEIEEWRPPTFGECSEEWVFDFVRAIFGGCDPETGKQLIREYGLLISKKNTKSTIAAGIMLTALILCWREEEEHLILAPTKEVADNSFKPAAGMIRTDEELSALFHIQDHIRTITHRVNRNSLKVVAADTDTVSGKKSGRILVDELWLFGKRANAAAMFLEALGGQVSRDEGWVIFLTTQSDDPPAGVFRQKLNYWRDVRDGKINDPKTLGILYEFPAAMVMAKAYMRPENFYITNPNLGRSVSAEWLQDQLRLYEGERDGTFQKFLAKHLNIEIGINLRTDRWAGADFWISAGLPERVELFDLLEQCEVIAAGIDGGGLDDLLGLGAVGRMCGSRNWLAWAHAWAHPSVLERRKEIAPALHDFEKAGDLTIVSRIGDDVVQAAEYVARIERAGLLYKAGVDPAGIGAVLDALAAAKVPEDKVIGISQGWKLSGAIKTTERRIAAASGQRIDGDESPDGALYHGGQPLLTWAVGNARVVPVGNAVNITKQVSGTAKIDPLMALFNAVSLMGLNPPAQGQSVYETRGIRFL from the coding sequence ATGGAATGGACTACGGCATGCCCTGATTGGGAAACGCGGCTGATCGAGCGCCGATCAATCATTCCACCGCCAATCTTCCGTGATCCGGCCGAGCATGCTCTGGCGATCTTCAAGCAACTGAAGGTGGTGGATCTCCCGAAGGTATGGGACGCTGAGATCGAGGAATGGCGGCCGCCCACGTTTGGCGAATGCTCCGAAGAGTGGGTCTTCGACTTCGTGCGCGCCATCTTCGGCGGTTGCGATCCCGAGACAGGTAAGCAGCTGATCCGTGAGTATGGGCTGCTGATCTCGAAAAAGAACACGAAATCGACTATCGCCGCCGGCATCATGCTGACGGCGCTCATTCTGTGCTGGCGCGAGGAAGAAGAACATCTGATCTTGGCACCGACAAAGGAGGTCGCAGATAACAGCTTTAAGCCGGCAGCGGGGATGATTCGGACTGACGAAGAGCTGTCCGCGTTGTTCCACATCCAAGATCACATTCGCACGATCACGCACCGCGTGAACCGAAATAGCCTGAAGGTCGTCGCTGCCGACACGGACACCGTTTCCGGTAAGAAGTCAGGCCGTATTCTGGTCGACGAGCTTTGGCTGTTTGGCAAGCGCGCGAACGCTGCGGCAATGTTTCTCGAAGCGCTGGGCGGTCAGGTGTCGCGAGACGAGGGTTGGGTCATTTTCCTGACCACTCAGTCCGACGACCCGCCGGCCGGTGTGTTCCGACAGAAGTTGAATTACTGGCGTGACGTGCGGGACGGGAAGATCAACGACCCGAAGACGCTAGGCATCCTGTACGAGTTTCCTGCGGCGATGGTGATGGCGAAAGCCTACATGCGGCCGGAGAACTTCTACATCACGAACCCGAATCTCGGGCGGTCCGTCAGTGCTGAATGGCTGCAGGACCAACTGCGACTGTATGAGGGGGAGCGCGATGGCACCTTCCAGAAGTTCCTCGCGAAGCACCTGAATATCGAAATCGGCATAAACCTCCGGACTGATCGGTGGGCCGGCGCCGATTTCTGGATAAGCGCCGGACTTCCGGAGCGTGTGGAGCTGTTCGACCTACTAGAACAATGCGAGGTGATCGCAGCCGGAATCGACGGTGGCGGGCTTGATGACTTGCTCGGGCTGGGGGCCGTCGGGCGCATGTGCGGATCGCGAAACTGGCTCGCGTGGGCGCACGCTTGGGCGCATCCGTCTGTACTGGAACGCCGGAAAGAGATTGCTCCGGCACTTCACGATTTTGAGAAGGCGGGTGATTTGACGATCGTCTCCCGGATCGGTGATGACGTTGTGCAGGCTGCCGAGTATGTCGCGCGTATCGAGCGCGCGGGGCTTCTGTACAAAGCCGGTGTCGACCCGGCTGGCATCGGCGCCGTTCTCGATGCGCTGGCGGCTGCAAAGGTGCCGGAAGACAAAGTGATCGGCATTTCGCAGGGCTGGAAGCTCTCCGGGGCTATCAAAACGACGGAACGGCGCATCGCGGCGGCATCGGGACAGCGAATCGATGGCGATGAATCCCCGGATGGCGCGCTATATCACGGCGGCCAGCCTCTGTTGACGTGGGCCGTCGGAAACGCGCGTGTCGTGCCGGTCGGTAACGCCGTGAATATCACCAAGCAGGTGAGCGGGACGGCCAAGATCGACCCGCTGATGGCACTGTTTAATGCGGTTTCGCTTATGGGGCTCAATCCGCCAGCGCAAGGCCAATCGGTCTACGAAACGCGCGGCATTCGTTTTCTCTGA
- a CDS encoding ParB/RepB/Spo0J family partition protein, translated as MAKNSIDVYGASGKGNVLSMDPDKLTLVTDPKHPLYDRRVHQAPNPKTVRNYRAQGVLEPVLFYKDPETGENLVIDGRRRVINARELNRQLIEAGEEPITIPAIPKRVMRDSDKSFVGMMVSTNEIREEDSPINRAEKMARMLDVGHTEDAIAVAFGVEVPTVRSALKLLDCCMAVRDAVEAEQITVSHALKLAKLSPDEQRAKVQALIDAADGKEGHARSRAQKAVLGGTAARVRPRKQIEAALAEATGERLAALRWVLGIDDAESAQEATE; from the coding sequence ATGGCCAAAAACTCAATCGACGTCTACGGGGCATCGGGCAAGGGCAACGTCCTTTCGATGGACCCCGACAAGCTGACGCTCGTCACGGACCCGAAGCACCCGCTGTACGACCGGCGCGTACATCAGGCGCCGAACCCGAAGACGGTTCGGAACTATCGCGCGCAGGGCGTGCTTGAGCCGGTGCTCTTCTACAAAGACCCGGAGACGGGCGAGAACCTCGTGATCGACGGCCGTCGCCGCGTGATCAACGCGCGCGAGCTGAACCGTCAACTGATCGAGGCGGGCGAAGAGCCGATCACGATTCCGGCGATCCCGAAGCGCGTCATGCGCGACAGCGACAAGTCGTTCGTCGGAATGATGGTCAGCACGAACGAGATCCGCGAAGAAGACTCGCCGATCAACCGGGCCGAGAAGATGGCTCGCATGCTCGACGTCGGCCACACCGAGGATGCTATCGCCGTCGCGTTCGGTGTCGAGGTGCCGACCGTGCGCTCTGCTTTGAAGCTGCTCGACTGCTGCATGGCGGTGCGTGACGCTGTTGAGGCGGAACAGATCACTGTGTCGCACGCGCTGAAGCTTGCGAAGCTGTCGCCCGACGAGCAACGCGCGAAGGTTCAGGCGTTGATCGATGCCGCTGACGGCAAGGAAGGGCACGCGCGCTCGCGTGCGCAGAAGGCCGTGCTCGGCGGTACGGCGGCGCGCGTACGTCCGCGTAAGCAGATCGAGGCGGCGCTCGCGGAGGCGACGGGCGAGCGCTTGGCGGCGCTGCGATGGGTGCTCGGCATTGACGACGCGGAAAGCGCACAGGAGGCCACCGAATGA
- a CDS encoding DUF1064 domain-containing protein, whose amino-acid sequence MTKRASWPLVVPEGTAMVGTARVRDDRTIGRSFAERELARRTGNQPNSEFDEIASGDLDRPLFTPVMTAKRSKYRNTKCEHDGIKFDSKRERSRWFELIKQQDVGLISGLRRQVEFELIARQRRSDGSIERAVRYVADFTYRNSAGELVVEDVKSAVTRKNKDYVIKRKLMLRERGITIQEVE is encoded by the coding sequence GTGACGAAGCGCGCTTCATGGCCGCTCGTTGTTCCCGAGGGTACGGCGATGGTTGGCACGGCACGCGTGCGCGACGACCGAACTATCGGTCGCAGCTTCGCCGAGCGCGAGCTGGCGCGCCGCACGGGCAATCAACCGAACTCCGAATTCGACGAAATCGCATCCGGCGACCTCGACCGGCCACTCTTCACGCCGGTAATGACGGCGAAGCGCTCGAAGTACCGCAACACGAAGTGCGAGCACGACGGCATCAAGTTCGACAGTAAGCGCGAGCGCTCGCGATGGTTCGAGCTGATCAAGCAACAAGACGTCGGGCTGATCAGCGGTCTTCGGCGTCAGGTGGAGTTCGAGCTGATCGCGCGTCAGCGGCGCTCGGACGGCTCGATCGAGCGAGCCGTCAGATACGTCGCCGACTTCACCTATCGCAATTCGGCTGGTGAGCTTGTGGTCGAGGACGTGAAGTCAGCGGTGACACGGAAGAACAAGGACTACGTCATTAAACGAAAGCTGATGCTCCGAGAGCGCGGCATCACGATTCAGGAGGTCGAGTGA
- a CDS encoding BrnA antitoxin family protein, producing MSSKRKIVMPTDEEDAAINRGIAADPDTFEVPAEDFAKMTRRGKRGRPPLEAPKVQLTVRYDVDIVDAFKATGEGWQTRMNDALREWLKEHQPA from the coding sequence ATGTCGAGCAAGCGTAAGATCGTCATGCCGACGGACGAGGAAGACGCGGCAATCAACCGCGGCATCGCGGCCGATCCCGACACGTTCGAAGTGCCGGCGGAAGACTTCGCGAAGATGACGCGGCGAGGCAAGCGTGGTCGTCCGCCGCTCGAAGCGCCCAAGGTGCAATTGACGGTGCGCTACGACGTCGACATCGTGGACGCCTTCAAGGCAACAGGCGAAGGTTGGCAGACGCGTATGAATGATGCGTTGCGCGAGTGGCTGAAGGAGCACCAGCCTGCGTGA
- a CDS encoding head maturation protease, ClpP-related, with protein MSLLQLPEIRADHRLGAAQFDVRPDALERWNPDVRSAVADDAASISIYDSIGDNWEGTGVTAKRISAALRNIGARDVAVNVNSPGGDFFEGVAIYNLLREHKAKVTINVMGLAASAASVIAMAGDEILMGDGAFLMIHNAWAVAIGNRHDMTAAAATLAPFDAAMAKLYAQRAGIPEATAAAMMDRETWIGADQAVDDGFATGKLDSASVVAETNASAGRKAMALIEASMARAGYSRSVRRDALKALFDGKPGAATGNATPGAGDEVAASLHTLINALQG; from the coding sequence ATGAGCCTCCTGCAACTACCTGAAATCCGCGCTGACCATCGACTCGGCGCGGCTCAATTCGATGTCCGTCCGGACGCACTGGAGCGGTGGAATCCCGATGTGCGATCTGCTGTGGCTGACGATGCCGCGTCGATCTCGATTTACGACTCGATCGGCGACAACTGGGAAGGCACTGGCGTTACCGCGAAGCGGATCAGCGCTGCGCTGCGCAACATCGGCGCGCGCGATGTAGCGGTGAACGTCAATTCGCCCGGCGGCGATTTCTTCGAGGGCGTCGCGATCTACAACCTGCTGCGTGAGCACAAGGCCAAGGTGACGATCAACGTCATGGGGCTGGCGGCCTCCGCAGCGTCGGTGATCGCGATGGCCGGCGACGAGATCCTGATGGGCGATGGCGCGTTCCTGATGATTCACAACGCATGGGCTGTCGCGATCGGCAACAGGCACGACATGACGGCTGCTGCAGCGACGCTCGCGCCGTTCGATGCAGCGATGGCGAAGCTGTACGCGCAGCGCGCGGGGATTCCGGAGGCAACGGCCGCTGCGATGATGGACAGGGAAACGTGGATCGGGGCCGATCAAGCGGTCGACGACGGTTTCGCGACGGGAAAGCTCGATAGCGCGTCCGTCGTAGCAGAAACGAATGCGAGTGCCGGCCGGAAGGCAATGGCTCTCATCGAGGCATCGATGGCGCGTGCGGGCTACTCCCGATCCGTGCGCCGCGATGCACTCAAAGCCCTATTCGACGGCAAGCCGGGCGCTGCCACCGGAAACGCCACGCCGGGCGCTGGCGACGAAGTTGCAGCTTCGCTGCATACCCTCATCAACGCTCTTCAAGGATGA
- a CDS encoding helix-turn-helix domain-containing protein codes for MSVKVMNAVFERYPEGGGEMILALALADHSHDDGTHIYPSVDKLAAKTRQSPRAVQYQLRRMQQSGWLILVSESKGGRGNTREYRINSDWINGAELAPISSGSKGAKNAPNGKGANDDVKGATGDIKGANHSTKGCKAFAPESSGTVIEPSENHQPARRAPRVALHGELRSIELPDWLPVDAWLDWCEHREAKAAEKSAPWTRPAAKVSLRRLEKLRELGHAPADCIDEAVLRGWTGLFPVKPDGAATTGQDVPSDWHKSAQGVTDRGKQLGIEQREGEVFMRFKARVVKAAGPGEAMEEMLREAARFGNETYEQLYRYFNDIPRDQEAT; via the coding sequence ATGAGCGTCAAGGTTATGAACGCGGTGTTCGAGCGCTATCCGGAAGGCGGCGGCGAGATGATTCTCGCGCTGGCACTTGCGGACCATTCGCACGACGACGGCACGCACATCTATCCGAGCGTCGACAAGTTGGCTGCGAAGACGCGCCAATCGCCGCGTGCAGTGCAGTACCAGCTTCGCCGGATGCAGCAGTCGGGCTGGCTAATTCTCGTGAGCGAGTCGAAGGGCGGGCGTGGGAATACGCGCGAATACCGAATCAATTCGGACTGGATAAACGGTGCAGAACTTGCGCCCATTTCGTCGGGTTCAAAGGGTGCAAAAAATGCACCCAATGGAAAGGGTGCAAACGACGACGTAAAGGGTGCAACTGGCGACATAAAGGGTGCAAATCACAGCACTAAAGGGTGCAAAGCTTTTGCACCCGAATCATCAGGAACCGTCATAGAACCATCAGAGAACCATCAACCCGCGCGGCGTGCGCCGCGAGTTGCGTTGCATGGCGAACTGCGATCAATCGAGCTGCCCGACTGGTTGCCCGTCGACGCGTGGCTCGACTGGTGCGAGCACCGCGAGGCGAAAGCGGCGGAGAAGTCGGCCCCGTGGACACGCCCGGCGGCGAAGGTGTCGCTGCGCCGCCTCGAGAAGCTGAGAGAGCTTGGGCATGCCCCGGCGGACTGCATCGACGAAGCGGTATTGCGCGGCTGGACGGGGCTGTTCCCGGTAAAGCCGGACGGCGCGGCGACGACCGGGCAGGACGTTCCTTCCGATTGGCACAAGAGCGCGCAAGGTGTCACTGACCGCGGTAAGCAACTCGGCATCGAGCAGCGCGAGGGCGAAGTGTTCATGCGTTTCAAGGCGCGCGTCGTCAAGGCGGCCGGCCCAGGCGAGGCGATGGAGGAAATGCTGCGCGAGGCTGCCCGCTTCGGGAATGAGACCTACGAGCAGTTGTACCGGTACTTCAACGACATCCCGCGCGATCAGGAGGCGACGTGA
- a CDS encoding HNH endonuclease: MNRKLTTLKPRVRQMVAARVSMSESGSWRAGKSSSTARGYGYEWQQLRAAHLAVRPHCVYCLRALGMAGWLPADVVLECAARGIVEPIGTICDHIIPHRGDRRLLLDPANIQTLCKPHHDSAKQREERGDGRR, from the coding sequence ATGAATCGAAAGTTGACGACGCTCAAGCCTCGTGTGCGGCAGATGGTGGCTGCGCGAGTGTCAATGAGTGAGTCGGGTTCTTGGCGAGCCGGGAAGTCGAGCAGCACGGCGCGCGGCTACGGGTACGAATGGCAGCAATTGCGCGCGGCTCACCTCGCAGTGCGTCCGCATTGCGTGTACTGCTTGCGCGCGCTAGGGATGGCGGGATGGTTGCCGGCCGACGTGGTGTTGGAATGCGCTGCGCGTGGGATCGTCGAGCCGATTGGAACGATTTGCGATCACATCATTCCACATCGCGGAGACAGGCGACTGCTTCTCGATCCAGCGAACATTCAGACGCTGTGCAAGCCGCATCACGACAGCGCGAAGCAGCGCGAGGAGCGAGGCGACGGCCGACGATGA
- a CDS encoding phage portal protein, producing MGWFDFIRRGKQPEADARPHVEPSFQVAAPATSPPGESFSGLDDPRLKEYIRRGELDGGAGRETRALRNMAVLRCVTLISGTIGMLPMNLINSDDSKRVQADDPAHRLLKYRPNDWQTPMEFKSLMQLRALLDGQSMARIVWTGNRPIRLIPMDRGSAKGRLTASWQMVYDYTTPAGDKVELPAREVFHLRDLSLDGINGISRVRLSRDALELAEQAERAASRTFTTGVMAGGAIEVPKELSDNAYGRMKSSIRENHSGSENAGSWMLLEEGATAKQFSNTAESAQQIENRNHQIEEVARMYGVPRPLLMMDDTSWGSGIEQLAIFFIQYGLSHWFVSWEQAAARAFLPEKMLGQRQFKFNEGALLRGTLNDQAAFFSKALGAGGQSPWMKQNEVRETLDLPRVDDPVADQLRNPMTQKPKGSGDEPPATT from the coding sequence ATGGGTTGGTTCGATTTCATCCGGCGTGGTAAGCAGCCGGAGGCCGACGCTCGCCCGCACGTCGAGCCGTCGTTTCAGGTGGCAGCACCCGCTACGTCGCCACCCGGCGAATCGTTCAGCGGGCTCGACGATCCGCGATTGAAGGAGTACATCCGGCGCGGCGAGCTGGACGGCGGAGCGGGGCGCGAGACTCGCGCGCTACGAAACATGGCTGTCCTTCGCTGTGTCACCTTGATCTCCGGGACGATAGGCATGTTGCCGATGAATCTGATCAACAGCGACGACAGCAAGAGGGTACAAGCCGACGATCCCGCGCATCGGTTGCTGAAGTACCGGCCGAACGATTGGCAGACGCCGATGGAATTCAAGAGCTTGATGCAGTTGCGCGCGTTGCTTGATGGTCAGTCGATGGCGCGAATCGTTTGGACTGGCAACCGACCTATTCGGCTCATTCCAATGGATCGGGGATCTGCCAAGGGGCGTCTCACGGCATCGTGGCAGATGGTCTACGACTACACCACGCCGGCCGGCGATAAGGTCGAACTGCCGGCGCGTGAGGTGTTTCATCTGCGCGACCTATCTCTCGACGGAATCAATGGTATTTCGAGGGTCAGGCTATCCCGTGATGCTCTGGAACTGGCTGAACAGGCTGAGCGGGCCGCGTCGCGCACGTTCACAACCGGCGTGATGGCGGGTGGAGCGATCGAGGTGCCGAAGGAACTCTCGGACAACGCCTACGGCCGCATGAAGTCGTCGATTCGTGAGAACCACAGCGGATCGGAGAACGCAGGCAGTTGGATGCTGCTGGAGGAAGGGGCGACGGCGAAGCAGTTCTCGAACACGGCGGAGTCAGCGCAGCAGATCGAGAACCGCAATCATCAAATTGAGGAAGTGGCGCGTATGTACGGCGTGCCGCGGCCGCTGTTGATGATGGATGACACAAGTTGGGGGAGCGGTATCGAGCAGCTTGCGATCTTCTTCATCCAGTACGGACTATCGCACTGGTTCGTATCGTGGGAGCAGGCTGCAGCGCGCGCTTTTCTGCCCGAAAAGATGCTTGGTCAGCGGCAGTTCAAATTCAACGAAGGCGCATTGCTGCGGGGCACGCTGAACGATCAAGCGGCCTTCTTCTCGAAGGCACTCGGGGCCGGCGGGCAATCGCCGTGGATGAAGCAAAACGAAGTCCGCGAGACGCTCGATTTGCCCCGCGTCGACGACCCGGTTGCAGATCAGCTCCGGAATCCTATGACACAGAAACCGAAAGGAAGCGGCGATGAGCCTCCTGCAACTACCTGA
- a CDS encoding DUF1364 family protein, with amino-acid sequence MKRTGFKRKPHSPFSSLTRTATLKRQKAIVKRIKRPTVAEGSKYLAACRGEECYLRVPGVCCSIGWPHESVVDCHSNQSKHGKGAGTKAKHEYTVPGCGPCHYWLDFGPAPRAEKVATWGRAYMEWEPIRARKMGEANCQ; translated from the coding sequence TTGAAACGTACGGGCTTCAAACGAAAGCCGCATTCGCCGTTCAGCAGCCTGACGCGAACGGCGACGCTGAAGCGTCAGAAGGCGATCGTGAAGCGGATCAAGCGGCCGACGGTCGCCGAGGGCTCGAAGTACTTGGCGGCTTGCCGCGGCGAGGAATGCTATCTCCGCGTGCCGGGCGTCTGTTGCTCGATCGGGTGGCCGCATGAATCGGTCGTCGATTGTCACTCGAACCAGTCGAAGCATGGGAAGGGCGCCGGGACCAAGGCGAAGCACGAGTACACCGTCCCCGGATGCGGACCTTGCCATTACTGGCTCGACTTTGGCCCGGCGCCACGCGCGGAGAAGGTCGCAACATGGGGCCGGGCATATATGGAATGGGAGCCGATACGGGCCCGAAAGATGGGAGAAGCAAATTGCCAGTGA
- a CDS encoding BrnT family toxin: MDITFDPTKNETNIAKHGVSLALAAQLDWSDVLSYVDDRRDYSEVREVGFGVIGDRLYCVVFTQRGDSMHIISMRKANKREVKSYVEQA; the protein is encoded by the coding sequence ATGGACATCACCTTTGACCCGACCAAGAACGAAACGAACATTGCCAAGCATGGAGTGTCGTTGGCGCTTGCAGCGCAACTCGACTGGTCGGACGTGTTGTCCTACGTGGACGACCGACGCGACTACAGTGAAGTGCGCGAAGTCGGGTTCGGTGTGATCGGCGATCGCCTCTATTGCGTGGTGTTCACGCAGCGCGGCGACTCGATGCACATCATCAGCATGCGTAAGGCGAACAAGCGGGAGGTCAAGAGCTATGTCGAGCAAGCGTAA